The genomic stretch GATCTGTCGAAGAGTTCCATCTGAAAAACATGACAATTGCCGCATACCGCCGCCAGGGACTCGTGGCCGGGAGGCGCCGCCCCGTGATTGCTGTGGCAGTCGTTACACGCGGGCGCGCCCAAATCGTTCCGCTCGATCAGCGCCTTGCCGTGCACCGACTGCAGGTAATCGTCGAGCTGGGTGGTGGGAATGTTGTACTCGACCATGTAGGCCGGGTCGGCATGACACTTACCGCAGGTGGCCGGAACATTCACCGGGTGCGTGCTGGAGTGCGGCAGCTTGCCGTCGCCGATCTGATGCACCGCATGGCACGAGACACAGTTGGCTACCTTCGTGTCCCGGTTTTCGAACAGCCGCTTGCCGTGCACCGAAGTTTTGTACTTGTCGAGCTGGTCGGTCGGCAGCGACGGATTATGATTGCGCATGTAGGAGGCATTGGAGTGGCAGCGAGCGCAGAAATCAGGCACTTGCAGGTGATTCGGCACACCCCGGTAGCCGGCGCTCTTGCGCACATCGTCCATGTCGTCGAGCGACGGATCTCCACCGTGACAGTCGGCACAGCCCAGACCGTTCTGAAAGTGAATATCCCGCGTTATGAGATGTGCCGGGCCGTCTTCGTCCTCGATATCCTTATGGCAGGTGAGGCAGTTATCTTCGGCAGCGAAGGCTATCACAGGTGAAAACGCCAGGACGGCGAGTACCGCCGCAAACCTTCTCGCTGTGCGTGGTGGACGTCCTCGTCCACCACGAGGTCGAACCCAACCAAACTCGGCACATGAAGGCTCGCCGGCGGCGGGCCGGGCACGTGATGGTGTCGGGTGGATGGAAACCTCTTTCTGCTCACACATCTGCTGCCTCCTACTCCGCCACGTAGCCAAGAAATGTCATGATGATTATAAACGCGAGCACCACGTATCCGAAAGCGTAGTACAGCCTGGAACGCTGATTGACCTGCGACTTACGATCAAGAAACGGCACCAGCGCCCAGATCAGCCCGCCGATCGTGAACAGCAGGATGCCGAACAGCTCACCCTCAATAAACAGCACGTGCGGCGGCAGCAGTTTGAGCGCCTGGAAGGCGAACATGAAATACCACTCCGGCCGGATAACCGGCGGCGGCGGGGCGAACGGGTCGGCCTTGGTTCCAAGCGGCCAGTGAATCGGCCCGACACCATCGGGAAAGACCACCGCCAGGAGCGCAAGAACATTCAATGCGATCAGCCAAACAAGCAGGTCGCGATAAAGGAAGTTGGGAAAGAACTTCTGGTACTTCTTCTGCGACGCGGGCAGGTGCTGCCATTCGAGCGGCTCACTCATCCCCTGGCGCTGGACAAAAATCAAGTGCACCGACAACAGCACCGTGAACAGCGCCGGAAGTATTGCCACGTGAAGACCGAAGAACCGTCCGATAGTTGCGCCGGTGACTTCTTCGCCGCCGCGCATGATGACCAGCAGTTCGTCGCCGATCACCGGAATCGCGCCCGCCATGCCGGTACCTACGCGAGTCGCAAAGAAAGCGAGTTCGTTCCAGGGCAACAGATACCCGGAAAAACCAAAACCCAGCGCGAGAGCCAGCAGGCCGACTCCCGAGAGCCAGGTCAGTTCGCGCGGCTTGCGGTAGGCGTGGGTAAAGTACACCGTGAACATGTGCAGAAAGGCAAACAAGATCATCAGGTTCGCCGACCAGGAATGCAGCGCCCGTATGAGCCACCCGAAGGCCACTTCCGAGACTATAAAGCGCACCGATTCGTAGGCCGAATCGGCGCCCGGACGGTAGTACATCAGCAGGAGAATGCCGGTTACTACCTGCACGATGAACAGGAACAGGGTTATCCCGCCGAAGTAGTAGAAGATCGAATGCCCGTGAACCGGCACGACTTTGTGACCCATGTAATCAACCAGTGCGCTGATCTTGAAGCGCTGATCGAGCCAGTTGTGAGCGCGCGATTTGGAGGTGGCTTTAGTTTCCGACGGTGCAGTCATCATGCGCCCTCCCGTGATACGAAAATGTCCTCTCCCACCTCGTTGACCACATACCTCTCCAGCGGGCGGGGCGGCGGGCCGGATATGTTCTTGCCGTCGAGATCGTACCGCCCGTTATGGCAGGCGCACCAGATGATGCCGAGGTCGGGGCGGTGCTGCACGGTGCAGTCCAGATGCGTGCAGGTGGCTGCCATCGCCTTGAGTTCACCGGCATCAGAGGCCACAATTATGCCCAGCGTGCGACCGAACTTGAAAGTTCGGGCTCGTTGGGGGTCGGCCTCGATATCGCTCCGCTTGAACGGCAGCTTGAGCTGAGAGACGTTAGCCTCGCCGCTGGGCGGGG from Candidatus Zixiibacteriota bacterium encodes the following:
- a CDS encoding ubiquinol-cytochrome c reductase iron-sulfur subunit, translated to MNDAKPTRRSFLNYVLGGGVLATLGSVVYPAFRFIVPPPSGEANVSQLKLPFKRSDIEADPQRARTFKFGRTLGIIVASDAGELKAMAATCTHLDCTVQHRPDLGIIWCACHNGRYDLDGKNISGPPPRPLERYVVNEVGEDIFVSREGA
- a CDS encoding cytochrome b N-terminal domain-containing protein, translated to MMTAPSETKATSKSRAHNWLDQRFKISALVDYMGHKVVPVHGHSIFYYFGGITLFLFIVQVVTGILLLMYYRPGADSAYESVRFIVSEVAFGWLIRALHSWSANLMILFAFLHMFTVYFTHAYRKPRELTWLSGVGLLALALGFGFSGYLLPWNELAFFATRVGTGMAGAIPVIGDELLVIMRGGEEVTGATIGRFFGLHVAILPALFTVLLSVHLIFVQRQGMSEPLEWQHLPASQKKYQKFFPNFLYRDLLVWLIALNVLALLAVVFPDGVGPIHWPLGTKADPFAPPPPVIRPEWYFMFAFQALKLLPPHVLFIEGELFGILLFTIGGLIWALVPFLDRKSQVNQRSRLYYAFGYVVLAFIIIMTFLGYVAE
- a CDS encoding cytochrome c3 family protein, producing the protein MIAFAAEDNCLTCHKDIEDEDGPAHLITRDIHFQNGLGCADCHGGDPSLDDMDDVRKSAGYRGVPNHLQVPDFCARCHSNASYMRNHNPSLPTDQLDKYKTSVHGKRLFENRDTKVANCVSCHAVHQIGDGKLPHSSTHPVNVPATCGKCHADPAYMVEYNIPTTQLDDYLQSVHGKALIERNDLGAPACNDCHSNHGAAPPGHESLAAVCGNCHVFQMELFDRSPHKTAFAENDFPMCETCHSNHRIEKPHDAMVGTSGGAVCADCHSADDGTRAFVVADTMSTGLYKLVSARDQAKTVLDDAIAKGMLTTDVELMLGEVDQALIKARTAVHAFGTAEFKGKADTGIAKADTVLARSKALIDNYFFRRKGLALATLFITIVAVCLYLRIRKLG